GGCATCGATTGAAGCAACACCGAGCAAACTAAGATTATTAATTAATTGTTGATTCTGTCCACTAGCATCAGCAACTAGAGTTGCCGTCCAACCATTAGCCCCAGCGCCAGCCGCCGCCGCTGCTTCAATAGCATCATTAAAAGCATTAGTTTTTTCATCAATCTTTTGTTCAAGAAAGTTAATGGTTTCTAATGCTTCATCAATAGTAATTTGGCCATCTTCAGCAATTTTATTCAGTTGAGCAATAACTTCATCAATAGTTGTTGAGTCAACCTTACCATCTAGCAATGGAAGGATTTTTTTCAAGATGGCTAAAATATCATTTGAGTTATTGATATTTGCTAAAACCGCATTCCAGTTTGTTGCCATATCACTTTCTCCACGCAACAAAAAACCGCTTTTAGACGGTTTGAGTTTCAATATCTTTATTTGGCTTTTATTGCAAAAATTACGGATGTATTTTTCATGCGGGTTTCGTCAGAACCAGTACTACCAGTCTTGCTATACTGTGTCATACGTACAGCAGAACCCTGAATATCACCTGCATTCGTTCCGCCATTTGAAAGCACAGCTGACTCACCTTTACCATCAGGATTTCGATCATGATTATGGCTTTTAAGGGTATCTACTTGATAAGACCCTAATGTTCGTCCAACATCTAATCCACGCCCTGAGTCAAGACCACGTAATACAACACCACGATAATCGGGAACTGCGAAAGTGGTAGTGCCATTGCCGCCATAAAAAGATCCAATCTTTGCAAATAGTTTTGGATAGTCGGCAATATTGTAAAGCGTCCCATCACACACAAGCCGATTTGCCGGAATGGCGCTAAAAGGATAAATTGCAACATTTCCGATTTCAGAATCTGACTTATCATTAATTGCATTGACTGCATCGATTAGTTCATTGATCTTTAAAGTGAACCAGTTAAATAACCAGTTCATCCATTGGCGGGCAGGCTTATCCTTTTTTATAAAACCTATAACAATATTTAGCCCTTCAGTATTTTTGACATCTTCATTACCATCTCTACAAAATACTTCTAACTTATCCATTAATTATCATCCGCAAAAATTAGCTCTACACCGCTAGGCAATGGAAATAGCAAGCGAACCAGCTCTTTATCAAAGGTTTGGAAATCTGCTAGAAACTCGAAAGTAACCGTCATATTTCGGTTGTCCTTTAATTTAAAAGGTACATCAGTTAGTAACTTGCAAATTTCAAATGCGTCATCAAGTGTGCAATCACAATTGTTAAGTAGAATTTTGGCTTTAATGACACTGGGTAGTTTTTGAGGTGAAATTGTTTCCCCCCTAAAGCTATTCATACCCGTTTCTCGAAAATAACCACCTACTTCAGGATCGTCAGTTTCACCAAAAGTTAAGGATTCTGGTTGATCTCTAAAGCCAAAAAAAGGAAGAGCAACAGAATCAGGTACCACAGTTGGAGCACCTACCCATTCAGCTATAATTCGAAGCTGGTCACCTGATGCTGTATCTAAATCAAATTTTTCATGAAGGGTCTTAAGTACTTCAATGCAATCAAGAATGGGTTCAATTGAGACTTGCACTGTATTTTTGAATTTTGGCTTAGTTCTATGCTGATTGATGATCAAATTTAGGTAATCTTCAGTCTGCATTAAGTACCTCCAACTACGCTAATATCAATATCATCAGAGTCACAATAGGCCACTTCATTAAAGGCTAATGTGTAATTACCATTTTTGGATGATCCATTAATAATTAATTGGATGCTTTCAATCTCGTAAGTACGCCCCTCTAAAGCACCATAAAGTCCACCTGGTACAAACAATTTATTAATACTAATTCGATCACCGATATCGAGCTGATTAATATAGTCAGCAATTGCACTTTTAACCTGTTCACCAATCTCAACTGTGTAATCTGTGGTTGTCTGTAGTTCAATTTTCAAACCTACCACTACCTGATTTGGACGCCAGTATTGAATCTCTACAGGATCACCATAAACAGTAGGACGGATAATTGTGGTATTTCCATAAAGGTCACAACCAGGGGCTTTTTTTACTCGAATCGTTTCGGCAACTTGTTGATCATCCCCACCTGCAACAACCACAGCTAAAGAATTAGGTGGCAAGCCATTAGTATCCTCGGTTGCTTTTTTATTTTCATAAACTTTACAGCGACTAACTCCATCTAAACTAAACAGAGCTCCTAAAATACCCTCTGTATAAGATCTGGATGGAATAGCAGTAGATAGAGCTTGTCGTTGGCGTAATTTAGTGTCGCTTTCAACTGGTGCCCCCAAGGTAGAGGCTTGAAGATTATTTACAGATTGCCAGCCACGTGTAGGCGTTGAGATAGTGATTACTGAATTTGGCAAAGCTAGAATTGCACCAGCCTTTTCCGCAGTAGCAGTTACAATTA
This window of the Acinetobacter sp. XH1741 genome carries:
- a CDS encoding baseplate J/gp47 family protein, producing the protein MAITSIAPVINQYGATAATYSEVVEYLKDKYRGIYGQDVYLENDSQDGQWIGVIARVIADCNTEVINAYNSMSPSTSEKDALSRNVKINGIRRAVATKSSVSVVLVGVAGTIINNGIVSDKNSNRWLLPAQIVIPPEGEIIVTATAEKAGAILALPNSVITISTPTRGWQSVNNLQASTLGAPVESDTKLRQRQALSTAIPSRSYTEGILGALFSLDGVSRCKVYENKKATEDTNGLPPNSLAVVVAGGDDQQVAETIRVKKAPGCDLYGNTTIIRPTVYGDPVEIQYWRPNQVVVGLKIELQTTTDYTVEIGEQVKSAIADYINQLDIGDRISINKLFVPGGLYGALEGRTYEIESIQLIINGSSKNGNYTLAFNEVAYCDSDDIDISVVGGT
- a CDS encoding phage tail protein, yielding MDKLEVFCRDGNEDVKNTEGLNIVIGFIKKDKPARQWMNWLFNWFTLKINELIDAVNAINDKSDSEIGNVAIYPFSAIPANRLVCDGTLYNIADYPKLFAKIGSFYGGNGTTTFAVPDYRGVVLRGLDSGRGLDVGRTLGSYQVDTLKSHNHDRNPDGKGESAVLSNGGTNAGDIQGSAVRMTQYSKTGSTGSDETRMKNTSVIFAIKAK
- a CDS encoding DUF2612 domain-containing protein, with translation MQTEDYLNLIINQHRTKPKFKNTVQVSIEPILDCIEVLKTLHEKFDLDTASGDQLRIIAEWVGAPTVVPDSVALPFFGFRDQPESLTFGETDDPEVGGYFRETGMNSFRGETISPQKLPSVIKAKILLNNCDCTLDDAFEICKLLTDVPFKLKDNRNMTVTFEFLADFQTFDKELVRLLFPLPSGVELIFADDN